A genomic region of Mycolicibacterium poriferae contains the following coding sequences:
- a CDS encoding TIGR03617 family F420-dependent LLM class oxidoreductase, with the protein MKIDTNIGGSIDGTGGGELGVLADQLRTAEKLGFDGVWSTEVSRDPFLPLLLAADRSSTLQIGTAVAVAFARSPMTTAAVSYDLNTFSNGRFVLGLGSQIRAHIERRFGMPWSAPAERMAEYIRALHAIWHSWETGEKLDFRGEHYHHTLMTPMFCPEPNPYGRPRVMVAAVGPKMTAVAAKMADGLLIHGFTTRRYLSEVTVPIVEAGLSERRWARDSFSTVYPGLVITGDTEERYARAVDQVRRQIAFYGATPAYRAVLDLHGWGDLHTEFHRLSRRGDWATMTGLIDDDVLDTFAVSGAPDAVGRRIVERFAGLVDRFTLYTPYPLDDLARAAIIEGVRAVR; encoded by the coding sequence ATGAAGATCGATACGAACATCGGCGGCTCGATCGACGGCACCGGCGGTGGCGAGCTCGGTGTTCTCGCCGACCAGTTAAGGACGGCAGAGAAACTGGGCTTTGACGGCGTGTGGTCGACGGAGGTGAGCCGCGATCCATTCCTGCCGTTGCTCCTCGCCGCCGACAGGTCCAGCACGCTGCAGATCGGTACCGCCGTCGCGGTGGCTTTCGCACGCAGCCCGATGACGACGGCCGCAGTGTCCTACGACCTCAACACGTTCAGCAACGGCCGATTCGTCCTCGGATTGGGTTCGCAGATCCGGGCCCACATCGAACGCCGCTTCGGCATGCCATGGTCGGCGCCCGCCGAGCGGATGGCCGAATACATCCGCGCCCTGCACGCAATCTGGCACAGCTGGGAGACCGGCGAGAAGCTCGACTTCCGCGGCGAGCACTACCACCACACACTGATGACGCCCATGTTCTGTCCAGAACCGAACCCGTACGGTCGGCCCCGCGTGATGGTGGCCGCTGTAGGCCCGAAGATGACCGCGGTGGCGGCGAAGATGGCCGATGGGCTGCTGATTCACGGATTCACGACCAGGCGCTACCTCAGTGAGGTCACGGTGCCCATCGTCGAGGCCGGTCTGTCCGAACGCCGCTGGGCACGAGATTCATTCAGTACCGTCTATCCCGGACTGGTCATCACCGGCGACACCGAGGAGCGCTACGCGCGCGCCGTCGATCAGGTGCGCCGCCAGATCGCGTTCTACGGAGCCACTCCGGCCTACCGCGCGGTGCTCGACCTGCACGGCTGGGGCGACCTGCACACCGAGTTCCACCGTCTTTCGCGGCGTGGTGACTGGGCGACGATGACCGGTCTGATCGACGACGACGTCCTGGACACGTTCGCGGTCTCCGGGGCTCCCGATGCCGTAGGGAGACGAATCGTCGAGCGCTTCGCCGGCCTGGTGGACCGATTCACCCTGTACACGCCGTACCCCCTCGATGATCTGGCGCGGGCGGCCATCATCGAGGGGGTACGCGCGGTGCGCTAG
- a CDS encoding acyl-CoA dehydrogenase family protein, whose translation MLEQDLTDEDFAPYFAKAQEVSQFFREIGPEYDKSNTFAYPSIEVFKKSGLGALPVPKAFGGPGGNILQVSKVVSEMSKGDSAITLAYNMHYIMVGIAGNLMSEEQNKYWLGRVADGELMFGPFSEQRAGFSGLADMQAVPQQGGGWRLYGKKTWGTLCEAADIITTNATETDADGNLPDTFDGRVAAEKLFIADFDVDENGVGDGIRIEKTWNALGMHATGTQTIVFDGFFIPEDGFVSHWRSGAFGTLEWASLMFASIYLGMQQRILEESVKALSKKHLGATFGAIVAADTEVKSVGHVIDGIGDMASRVECSRRVLYQTCQDLLDGKDKLWAPELRFPYLGLAKTFIADNVMHMSRHAMSMIGGSSFRHGTIFERLYRDSAASMFQPLNADQTRTYIGQFLLESAAAESAS comes from the coding sequence ATGCTGGAACAGGATTTGACGGACGAAGACTTCGCACCGTACTTCGCCAAGGCGCAGGAGGTCTCGCAGTTCTTCCGGGAGATCGGGCCCGAGTACGACAAGTCGAACACCTTCGCCTACCCGTCGATCGAGGTCTTCAAGAAATCAGGTCTGGGTGCGCTGCCGGTGCCCAAGGCCTTCGGCGGCCCGGGCGGCAACATCCTGCAGGTCTCCAAGGTGGTCTCGGAGATGTCCAAAGGCGACTCGGCGATCACCCTCGCCTACAACATGCACTACATCATGGTCGGCATCGCCGGAAACCTGATGAGTGAGGAACAGAACAAGTACTGGCTCGGCAGGGTCGCCGACGGCGAGCTGATGTTCGGCCCGTTCTCCGAGCAGCGCGCCGGGTTCTCCGGCCTCGCCGACATGCAGGCCGTTCCGCAGCAGGGCGGCGGCTGGCGGCTGTACGGCAAGAAGACCTGGGGAACGCTGTGTGAAGCCGCCGACATCATCACTACGAATGCGACCGAAACCGATGCCGACGGCAACCTGCCCGACACGTTCGACGGACGAGTCGCCGCGGAGAAGCTGTTCATCGCCGACTTCGATGTCGACGAGAACGGGGTCGGCGACGGGATCCGGATCGAGAAGACGTGGAATGCGCTGGGCATGCACGCAACCGGGACTCAGACCATCGTTTTCGACGGGTTCTTCATTCCCGAGGATGGCTTCGTATCACACTGGCGGTCAGGGGCGTTCGGGACGCTCGAGTGGGCCTCGCTGATGTTCGCGAGCATCTACCTCGGCATGCAGCAGCGCATCCTGGAGGAGTCGGTCAAAGCGTTGTCGAAGAAGCACCTCGGCGCCACCTTCGGTGCGATCGTCGCCGCCGACACCGAGGTCAAGAGCGTCGGCCACGTCATCGACGGCATCGGTGACATGGCCTCACGCGTGGAGTGCTCGCGGCGGGTGCTCTACCAGACCTGCCAGGACCTTCTCGACGGCAAGGACAAGCTCTGGGCGCCGGAACTGCGCTTCCCGTACCTCGGCCTGGCGAAGACCTTCATCGCCGACAACGTCATGCACATGTCGCGCCACGCCATGAGCATGATCGGCGGATCGTCGTTCCGGCACGGCACGATCTTCGAGCGTCTCTACCGCGATTCGGCGGCGTCGATGTTCCAGCCGCTCAACGCGGATCAGACGCGGACCTACATCGGGCAGTTCCTGCTGGAGTCCGCGGCCGCAGAGTCCGCTTCATAA
- a CDS encoding ketosteroid isomerase-related protein yields MSHFFAVKWLKAFRESPEAVVALYADEFLFEDPILAQKITSREELLRVFAPYANKDTENGIGINNFRIDEVIGDEQAAVYRWTWQAPTAGAFVGVPTNGKVPGARGITFHIYDADGRIKREASFWDVTTAVHDLGLPVDPTAVAKMPALV; encoded by the coding sequence ATGAGCCACTTTTTCGCCGTCAAATGGTTGAAGGCGTTCCGGGAAAGCCCTGAGGCTGTCGTCGCCCTGTACGCCGACGAATTCTTGTTCGAGGATCCGATCCTCGCCCAGAAGATCACATCCCGGGAGGAACTGCTGCGAGTGTTCGCACCCTACGCGAACAAGGACACCGAGAACGGGATCGGCATCAACAACTTCCGCATCGACGAGGTCATCGGTGACGAGCAGGCCGCGGTCTACCGCTGGACGTGGCAGGCCCCCACCGCCGGCGCGTTCGTCGGCGTGCCGACCAACGGAAAGGTGCCCGGTGCGCGCGGGATCACCTTCCACATCTACGACGCCGACGGTCGCATCAAGCGTGAAGCGAGCTTCTGGGACGTCACCACCGCTGTTCACGATCTGGGCCTACCCGTCGATCCGACGGCTGTGGCCAAGATGCCGGCCCTGGTCTGA
- a CDS encoding ketosteroid isomerase-related protein — translation MSLDTSLAAEHAARWANTLTSDTAAAVDLYADDMVYDDHADSDHMIDTAITKAELEPKLAPYANKDTGNGVGIHSFTATEAFQLAGVNGDPAVVILWDWTGESLTTFRGVPTAGKTLSTRGITWHQLDGDGRIVRETTYWNDTPVLQELGLPVITPEYWVEGFDPASLTQ, via the coding sequence ATGAGCCTGGACACCTCCCTGGCCGCCGAGCACGCTGCCCGGTGGGCCAACACCCTCACCTCCGACACCGCTGCCGCGGTGGATCTCTACGCCGACGACATGGTCTACGACGACCACGCCGATTCTGACCACATGATCGACACGGCGATCACCAAGGCTGAACTCGAGCCCAAGTTGGCGCCGTATGCCAACAAGGACACCGGCAACGGGGTGGGCATCCACTCCTTCACCGCCACCGAGGCGTTCCAGCTGGCAGGCGTCAACGGCGATCCGGCCGTGGTCATCCTCTGGGATTGGACCGGCGAGAGTCTCACCACGTTCCGCGGGGTGCCGACCGCGGGTAAGACCCTGAGCACACGTGGGATCACCTGGCACCAGCTCGATGGCGACGGCCGGATCGTGCGAGAGACCACCTACTGGAACGACACCCCGGTGCTCCAGGAACTGGGTCTGCCCGTCATCACGCCGGAGTACTGGGTCGAAGGGTTCGACCCCGCCTCGCTGACACAGTAA
- a CDS encoding acyl-CoA synthetase → MTSSHTGTWGVLPDVLDRACTYYADRVAIIEDDRSITYREMLLWRNRIANALVGLGVQKGDRIGLLMPNCLEFIPVQQAVWAAGAVLVQMPTRAAADGFRSNLAQTDATVLVYHAKFEDAVASIRDELPKLQTLIRVGETAQPSLDALEFASVVTAASDSRPAVAIDEHDEAYVLFTSGSTGEPKGVVNSHFTWSYYAISAGLEIGDIRFGEVFAHGAPLTHFTQIFAIPTFIRGGTNVMLPGLEVESLLSNIERHRVTATAVVPTIIYLLLDHPNRDEFDISSLQTAIYAGAPMAPERLRQALDSFGPIFIQTYAGTEQGYISCLRKHEHLSEPAESDQEWVSRLASAGRPMFAAQVSIQDDHDNPVPIGEVGEICSRQLGQMRSYLDPQRNAETVRDGWVHTGDIGRIDEDGYLYLVDRKKDMVVSGGFNVFPRQVEDVLCTHATVAQAAVIGIPHEKWGEAVLAVVVTRPGELTDSRLEAELIAHVKSALGSVPAPKQILFTEALPLNPAGKVDKKALRKPYWQNQTRQVG, encoded by the coding sequence GTGACCTCGTCGCACACCGGAACCTGGGGCGTGTTGCCCGACGTACTCGATCGCGCGTGCACCTACTACGCCGATCGGGTAGCGATCATCGAAGACGACCGCAGCATCACCTACCGCGAGATGTTGCTGTGGCGCAATCGGATCGCCAACGCCCTGGTCGGTCTCGGCGTGCAGAAGGGCGATCGGATCGGCCTGCTGATGCCCAATTGTCTGGAGTTCATCCCGGTCCAGCAGGCAGTGTGGGCGGCGGGCGCGGTGTTGGTGCAGATGCCGACGCGCGCCGCCGCCGACGGGTTCCGCTCCAATCTGGCACAGACCGACGCCACTGTGCTGGTCTACCACGCGAAGTTCGAGGATGCGGTCGCCTCGATCCGCGACGAGCTGCCCAAGCTCCAGACGCTCATCCGGGTGGGCGAGACGGCCCAGCCTTCCCTCGATGCGCTCGAATTCGCCTCGGTGGTCACCGCCGCATCCGACTCCCGGCCGGCGGTGGCCATCGACGAACACGACGAGGCGTACGTGTTGTTCACCTCGGGAAGTACCGGGGAGCCCAAGGGCGTTGTCAACTCCCACTTCACCTGGAGCTACTACGCGATCTCGGCTGGGCTCGAGATCGGCGACATCCGGTTCGGTGAGGTGTTCGCCCACGGCGCGCCATTGACCCACTTCACGCAGATCTTCGCGATCCCCACGTTCATCCGCGGCGGTACCAACGTCATGCTGCCGGGTCTGGAGGTGGAGTCCCTGCTGAGCAACATCGAACGGCACCGGGTCACCGCCACCGCGGTCGTGCCCACCATCATCTATCTGTTGCTGGATCACCCGAACCGCGACGAGTTCGACATCTCCAGCCTCCAGACGGCCATCTATGCCGGCGCGCCGATGGCGCCCGAACGGCTCCGCCAGGCGCTCGACTCCTTCGGCCCGATCTTCATCCAGACCTATGCAGGCACTGAGCAGGGCTACATCTCCTGCCTACGGAAGCACGAACACCTCTCGGAACCAGCAGAATCCGATCAAGAGTGGGTATCCCGACTCGCATCGGCCGGACGTCCGATGTTCGCCGCCCAGGTCAGCATCCAGGATGACCACGACAACCCGGTGCCAATCGGCGAGGTCGGCGAGATCTGCTCGCGCCAGCTCGGCCAGATGCGCAGCTACCTCGATCCGCAACGCAACGCCGAGACCGTGCGCGACGGCTGGGTGCACACCGGGGACATCGGTCGCATCGATGAGGACGGCTACCTCTATCTGGTGGACCGCAAGAAGGACATGGTCGTCAGCGGCGGCTTCAACGTCTTTCCTCGCCAGGTCGAAGACGTGCTCTGCACCCACGCCACCGTGGCTCAGGCGGCGGTGATCGGGATACCGCACGAGAAGTGGGGCGAGGCAGTCCTCGCCGTGGTGGTCACCCGGCCCGGGGAGCTCACCGACAGCCGCCTCGAAGCGGAGCTCATCGCCCACGTCAAGTCGGCGCTCGGCAGCGTTCCCGCACCGAAGCAGATCCTGTTCACCGAAGCACTGCCGTTGAACCCAGCCGGCAAGGTCGACAAGAAAGCCCTCCGTAAACCGTACTGGCAGAACCAGACCCGACAGGTTGGATGA
- a CDS encoding aldehyde dehydrogenase family protein, translating into MTSHYSLYIDGKWVDTEENYEICSPATEELVATVAKGGISHVDAAVSAAQGAFDEGTWRRTPPAERAALINTVAERLTARIDELAALQSRENGATVRITGALHVGLSAAQLQYVAAIAGDYPWESEGPVIEPIPAAGIVVRQPIGVVAAIVPWNIPLLTTVWKIGPALAAGNSVVLKPDEHAPLLPLELAREFDAAGLPPGVLNVVTGDGEPVGAHLSGHPGVRKVAFTGSTAVGKSILRQSADTVRGVTLELGGKGANIILDDADLDMAVDGALFACMANNGEACEAGTRLLIPAAQRDAIVTKLVARGATLQLGDPLAPTTHVGPIISAHQRDRILEYFRIAMQEGATVALGGGTPTGPGFDKGYWIEPTIFVDVTNDMRIAREEVFGPVLVVLTYESDADAIRIANDTNYGLSAGVWGTEERALAVARELDSGMVWVNNWHVIHPAYPFGGFKESGLGREGGPHAIDEYVEEKFISLDRSGGIENKAFAIVIDPAAT; encoded by the coding sequence ATGACCAGTCACTACTCGCTCTACATCGACGGCAAGTGGGTCGATACCGAGGAGAACTACGAGATCTGCAGCCCCGCGACCGAGGAGTTGGTGGCGACCGTCGCGAAGGGGGGCATCAGCCACGTCGACGCAGCAGTGTCCGCGGCTCAGGGCGCCTTCGACGAAGGAACCTGGCGACGCACCCCGCCGGCGGAGCGAGCGGCGCTGATCAACACCGTCGCCGAGCGGTTGACGGCACGCATCGACGAGCTCGCCGCACTGCAGTCCCGCGAGAACGGTGCCACGGTCCGCATCACCGGTGCCCTGCACGTCGGCCTGTCGGCCGCCCAACTGCAGTACGTCGCAGCGATCGCCGGCGACTACCCCTGGGAGAGCGAAGGCCCCGTGATCGAACCGATACCGGCTGCCGGCATTGTCGTGCGCCAGCCTATCGGGGTCGTCGCCGCCATCGTGCCCTGGAACATCCCGCTGCTGACCACCGTCTGGAAGATCGGCCCGGCGCTGGCTGCCGGGAACTCGGTGGTGCTCAAGCCTGACGAGCACGCCCCGCTGCTGCCGCTGGAACTGGCTCGCGAGTTCGACGCGGCAGGCCTGCCACCCGGTGTCCTCAACGTCGTGACCGGTGACGGTGAGCCGGTCGGGGCCCATCTGTCCGGCCATCCCGGTGTGCGCAAAGTCGCCTTCACCGGTTCGACGGCTGTCGGTAAGAGCATCCTGCGCCAGTCAGCGGACACTGTCCGGGGCGTCACCCTCGAACTGGGCGGAAAGGGCGCCAACATCATCCTCGACGATGCCGACCTCGACATGGCCGTGGACGGGGCATTGTTCGCCTGCATGGCCAACAACGGTGAGGCGTGCGAGGCCGGAACCCGTCTACTCATCCCCGCGGCGCAGCGGGACGCGATCGTCACGAAGCTGGTGGCCCGCGGGGCGACGTTGCAGCTGGGTGACCCGCTGGCACCGACAACTCATGTGGGCCCGATCATCTCCGCGCATCAACGGGACCGCATCCTGGAGTATTTCCGTATCGCCATGCAAGAAGGGGCCACCGTGGCGCTGGGCGGCGGGACACCCACCGGCCCAGGTTTCGACAAGGGTTACTGGATCGAGCCGACGATCTTCGTCGATGTCACCAACGACATGCGGATCGCCCGCGAGGAGGTCTTCGGCCCGGTCCTGGTCGTGCTGACCTACGAGTCCGACGCCGACGCGATCCGGATCGCCAACGACACGAACTACGGCCTCTCGGCTGGTGTCTGGGGCACCGAGGAACGTGCGCTGGCTGTTGCACGGGAACTCGACTCCGGCATGGTGTGGGTGAACAACTGGCACGTGATCCACCCGGCCTACCCGTTCGGCGGATTCAAGGAGAGCGGACTGGGCCGGGAGGGGGGCCCGCACGCGATCGACGAATATGTCGAGGAGAAGTTCATCTCGCTCGACCGCTCCGGGGGGATCGAGAACAAGGCCTTCGCCATTGTGATCGATCCCGCGGCGACATGA
- a CDS encoding flavin reductase family protein, with the protein MTVTAESYRAALRRHPAGVAIITLAGEAGPVGFTATSLTSLSLDPPLVCFNITHTSSSIEALRKAESAVVHILGEHQIDLARRFSRSAELRFADGGSWTELDSGEPLLRGTPTWMRVTVQQLIPAGDSTLVIGAVTRIQCGDSAPPPLIYHNGEFLATSPLPEQR; encoded by the coding sequence ATGACGGTGACTGCCGAGTCCTACCGCGCCGCCCTGCGCCGCCACCCCGCCGGCGTGGCGATCATCACGCTCGCCGGCGAGGCCGGACCGGTCGGGTTCACCGCCACGTCGCTGACTTCGTTGTCACTGGACCCACCGCTGGTCTGTTTCAACATCACTCACACTTCCTCGAGCATCGAGGCGCTCCGCAAGGCGGAATCAGCCGTCGTGCACATCCTGGGCGAGCACCAGATCGACCTGGCGCGCCGATTCTCCCGATCCGCCGAACTCAGATTCGCCGACGGCGGGTCATGGACCGAGCTCGACAGTGGCGAGCCGCTCCTGCGCGGCACTCCGACATGGATGAGAGTCACCGTGCAGCAACTGATCCCGGCGGGCGACTCGACGCTGGTGATCGGTGCCGTCACCCGGATCCAGTGCGGCGACAGTGCGCCGCCGCCGCTGATCTATCACAACGGCGAATTCCTGGCGACGTCACCGCTGCCGGAGCAGCGATGA
- a CDS encoding LuxR C-terminal-related transcriptional regulator — translation MSVSMVSDSARSATLSRAGSDWWSPEIVLVDRLRELRQRVAATVRDAVTLPVVEWDVPSQSAEIVSVLTHACIDEMRVDSSADVRRAQELCDLILDLQHLAMDWYLHGTAMRGQRLADCAAGLSRLRGIPGSHALIDNACNELVLRCGFHRAVLSKVEGHGWKPLMMHTRWDEQTPSWFADWTGQTVPLVADTPEAEMLSRRRPSLVYDTASAPVYRPLIVQAGQSRSYVVAPLMLGKDVIGFLHTDHHPQARRVDEADRDVLWAFADGFGHLYERAVLLERLQAQRDDVRELFFGAMDRIDELCEADIDATRRVQVDNEDGQVRCGRQPMGLTEREADVFELMVTGASNQEIAQRLVITEGTVKSHVKHILRKYGAVNRAQAIAWALNGS, via the coding sequence ATGAGCGTTTCGATGGTCAGCGACAGCGCGCGCAGCGCGACGCTCTCGCGCGCCGGTAGCGACTGGTGGTCGCCGGAGATCGTGTTGGTCGACCGACTGCGTGAGCTTCGGCAGCGGGTGGCCGCAACGGTCCGCGACGCTGTCACGCTGCCCGTCGTGGAGTGGGATGTGCCGTCGCAGTCGGCCGAGATCGTCTCGGTGCTCACTCACGCGTGCATCGACGAGATGCGTGTCGACTCCAGTGCTGACGTGCGCCGGGCGCAGGAGCTCTGCGATCTGATCCTGGACCTGCAGCACCTGGCCATGGACTGGTACCTGCATGGCACGGCGATGCGGGGCCAGCGCCTGGCCGATTGCGCGGCGGGGCTGAGCAGGCTCAGGGGTATCCCGGGATCGCATGCGTTGATCGACAACGCGTGCAACGAGCTGGTGCTGCGGTGCGGTTTCCATCGCGCGGTGTTGTCGAAGGTGGAGGGCCACGGGTGGAAGCCGCTGATGATGCACACCCGCTGGGATGAGCAGACACCATCCTGGTTCGCCGACTGGACCGGCCAGACGGTGCCGCTGGTTGCGGACACTCCGGAGGCCGAGATGTTGTCCAGGCGGCGGCCTTCGCTGGTGTACGACACCGCCAGCGCGCCGGTCTACCGACCTCTGATCGTGCAAGCCGGACAGTCCCGGTCGTATGTCGTGGCGCCACTCATGTTGGGCAAGGACGTGATCGGGTTCTTGCACACCGATCACCACCCGCAGGCCCGCCGTGTCGACGAGGCGGACCGGGATGTGTTGTGGGCCTTCGCTGATGGATTCGGGCATCTCTACGAGCGCGCCGTACTGCTGGAACGCCTGCAGGCGCAGCGTGACGATGTACGGGAGCTCTTCTTCGGTGCCATGGATCGGATCGACGAGCTCTGCGAGGCCGATATCGACGCCACGCGCCGGGTACAGGTCGACAACGAAGATGGGCAGGTGCGATGCGGCCGGCAGCCGATGGGCCTGACCGAACGCGAGGCGGACGTATTCGAGCTGATGGTGACCGGGGCGAGCAATCAGGAGATCGCGCAGCGCCTGGTGATCACCGAAGGCACGGTGAAGTCGCACGTCAAACACATCCTGCGCAAGTACGGCGCGGTCAACCGCGCCCAAGCCATCGCCTGGGCGCTCAACGGCAGCTGA
- a CDS encoding LuxR C-terminal-related transcriptional regulator: MDINTGLLLETLDPAELATRLAAAGADYGRVVKDSALRASGDLGQLLDALARVRDVADEANGVDVLERAARELCATAIYDRVMVSQIDGSTWLPHGLYALGAGGRVVSDVDESGSGVDGWEIPLASPLVEAEVVRRRLPALVREAGDEPRVYRPLIERTGSPEYVVAPVIAGSRVIGLFHADIADGARPLADLDRDLLRMYADGVGLVCERAELIERCARQRRAIAQACEAALRDVGTVDIALGADLEVDRSATEVRDTPVAGAVDRPIGARRDGGRLDRLTAREREVLAILASGATNAQLADRLTVAESTVKSHVKHILHKLGAGNRAAAIACYLRETRDSERRTR, from the coding sequence GTGGACATCAACACCGGCCTGCTATTGGAGACCTTGGACCCCGCCGAACTCGCGACGCGGCTGGCTGCAGCCGGTGCTGACTACGGCCGGGTGGTGAAGGATTCTGCGCTACGGGCAAGTGGAGACCTCGGCCAGTTGCTGGACGCGCTGGCCCGGGTCCGCGACGTTGCCGATGAGGCGAACGGGGTCGACGTGCTCGAGCGTGCCGCCCGCGAGCTGTGCGCTACCGCGATCTACGACCGGGTGATGGTGTCGCAGATCGACGGGTCGACGTGGTTGCCGCACGGGTTGTATGCGCTCGGTGCCGGAGGTCGCGTGGTGAGTGATGTCGACGAGTCGGGCTCCGGTGTGGATGGCTGGGAGATTCCCCTGGCCTCGCCGTTGGTCGAAGCCGAGGTCGTCAGGCGGCGCCTTCCCGCGCTGGTTCGCGAGGCCGGCGACGAACCGCGCGTGTACCGTCCGTTGATCGAGCGCACCGGCTCCCCGGAGTACGTCGTCGCACCGGTCATCGCCGGATCACGAGTCATCGGGTTGTTCCACGCCGACATCGCCGACGGCGCGCGACCGCTGGCCGACCTCGACCGTGATCTGCTGCGGATGTACGCCGACGGGGTGGGGTTGGTGTGCGAACGCGCGGAGCTGATCGAGCGCTGCGCTCGTCAGCGTCGCGCGATCGCGCAGGCTTGCGAGGCCGCGTTACGCGACGTCGGCACCGTCGACATCGCGCTGGGCGCCGATCTGGAGGTGGACCGGTCGGCGACCGAAGTTCGCGACACCCCGGTCGCGGGCGCAGTCGACAGGCCGATCGGTGCCCGGCGCGACGGTGGCCGGCTGGACCGGCTCACGGCACGCGAACGCGAGGTATTGGCGATCCTGGCCAGCGGTGCGACCAACGCACAGCTGGCCGACCGCTTGACCGTGGCCGAGAGCACCGTCAAGTCGCACGTCAAGCACATCCTGCACAAGCTCGGCGCCGGGAACCGTGCCGCAGCGATCGCCTGCTACCTGCGAGAAACCCGAGACAGCGAACGGCGGACCCGATGA
- a CDS encoding NAD(P)H-dependent flavin oxidoreductase — MPSHQLQPPLWADRLRLPAIAAPMTTVSTPELVIGAARRGVIGAFPTHNAATPAELETWMRRFATELDGIAAPVAPNLVVHRSNGRRDADLAVLERHRVELVITSVGSPKPVIGPLHDIGARVFADVASLTQADRAVTAGADGLVLLTAGAGGQTGWANPFAFVRAVRARFDGPIVLAGGISDGQSILAAQALGADLVYLGTRFIATHQSGAGDDYRQALVAATLDDVQLSDRVGGIPASLLTSWLDAHAVPPRAESPDGFEQDRLLANRDAWSAGHSVSGVHGVLDTDELIDELIADYLRARADLTEGSR, encoded by the coding sequence ATGCCCAGTCACCAGCTCCAGCCGCCGTTGTGGGCCGACCGCCTCCGCCTGCCCGCCATCGCGGCACCGATGACCACCGTGTCCACCCCGGAGCTGGTCATCGGGGCCGCCCGGCGCGGGGTGATCGGCGCGTTCCCGACCCACAATGCCGCCACGCCAGCGGAACTCGAGACGTGGATGCGCCGATTCGCCACCGAGCTCGACGGGATCGCGGCGCCGGTCGCACCCAACCTCGTGGTGCACCGCAGCAACGGACGGCGGGATGCCGATCTGGCGGTACTCGAACGGCATCGGGTCGAGCTGGTGATCACCAGTGTCGGCTCACCGAAGCCAGTCATCGGGCCGCTGCACGACATCGGCGCCCGGGTGTTCGCCGACGTGGCCAGCCTCACGCAGGCCGACCGGGCGGTCACCGCCGGCGCCGACGGGCTGGTGTTGCTGACCGCGGGCGCCGGTGGCCAGACCGGCTGGGCCAACCCGTTCGCGTTCGTCCGCGCGGTCCGCGCGCGCTTCGACGGTCCGATCGTGCTGGCCGGCGGGATCAGCGACGGCCAGTCGATCCTGGCCGCGCAGGCCCTCGGAGCCGACCTGGTCTACCTCGGCACAAGGTTCATCGCCACCCACCAGAGCGGCGCCGGCGACGACTACCGCCAGGCCCTGGTGGCTGCGACGCTCGACGACGTGCAGCTCTCCGACCGGGTGGGCGGCATCCCCGCGAGCCTGCTCACCAGCTGGCTCGACGCCCATGCCGTACCGCCCCGGGCCGAGTCGCCGGACGGGTTCGAGCAGGATCGGCTACTGGCCAACCGGGACGCCTGGAGTGCAGGCCACAGCGTCTCGGGGGTACACGGTGTGCTCGACACCGACGAGCTGATCGACGAGCTGATCGCCGACTATCTCCGGGCCCGCGCGGATCTCACCGAGGGCTCTCGATGA